In the Solibacillus sp. FSL K6-1523 genome, one interval contains:
- the ybeY gene encoding rRNA maturation RNase YbeY gives MLTIDFLDETNGVKEADIELVEKLLQHAAEIEGIEDGSEVSVTFVTNEAIHEINREYRDKDQPTDVISFAMEELGEDEIQIIGEGMPRVLGDIIISTDRTREQAEEYGHSFERELGFLAVHGFLHLLGYDHMTAEDEKLMFGKQDEVLETYGLGRDTNERP, from the coding sequence ATGTTAACGATTGATTTTTTAGATGAAACAAATGGAGTGAAGGAAGCGGATATTGAACTAGTTGAAAAATTGCTTCAGCATGCGGCCGAAATCGAAGGGATTGAAGATGGTTCGGAAGTTTCGGTAACGTTCGTAACAAATGAAGCAATCCATGAAATTAACCGTGAATATCGTGATAAGGATCAGCCGACCGATGTGATTTCTTTTGCTATGGAAGAATTAGGGGAAGATGAAATTCAAATTATCGGTGAGGGGATGCCACGAGTGCTTGGCGACATTATTATTTCGACGGACCGTACACGTGAACAAGCGGAAGAATATGGGCATTCCTTTGAGCGCGAGTTAGGTTTCCTTGCTGTTCATGGTTTCTTACATTTACTCGGTTATGATCATATGACAGCTGAAGATGAAAAATTGATGTTTGGCAAGCAAGATGAAGTATTAGAAACTTACGGCTTAGGTCGTGACACAAATGAACGTCCGTAA
- the mtaB gene encoding tRNA (N(6)-L-threonylcarbamoyladenosine(37)-C(2))-methylthiotransferase MtaB — protein MQEKSVGNVSLYTLGCKVNHYETEAIWQLFKEKGYGRVEFDQQSDVYIINTCTVTNTGDKKSRQVIRRAIRQNPDAVICVTGCYAQTSPAEIMAIPGVDIVVGTQDREKLLGYIEQYREERQPINAVRNIMKNRVYEELDVPAFTDRTRASLKIQEGCNNFCTFCIIPWARGLMRSRDPEEVIRQAQQLVDAGYLEIVLTGIHTGGYGQDFKDYNLAQLLRDLEAQVKGLKRLRISSIEASQLTDEVIEVLQNSEIVVNHLHIPIQSGSDTVLKRMRRKYTMEFFAERLEKLKVALPDLAITSDVIVGFPGETEEEFMETYNFIRDHKFAELHVFPYSQRTGTPAARMEDQVDEEVKNERVHRLISLNDQLAKEYAARFEGEVLEVIPEERFKDGANENLYVGYTTNYLKIVFEGSEQMIGQLTKVKITKAGYPYNEGQFVRILEEQAQ, from the coding sequence ATGCAAGAAAAAAGCGTTGGAAATGTGAGTCTATATACGCTGGGTTGTAAAGTAAACCACTACGAAACTGAAGCGATTTGGCAGCTATTTAAAGAAAAAGGATATGGTCGTGTTGAATTCGATCAGCAATCAGATGTGTATATTATAAATACTTGTACAGTAACAAATACGGGGGATAAAAAATCTCGCCAAGTTATTCGTCGCGCCATTCGTCAAAATCCGGATGCGGTTATTTGTGTTACAGGTTGTTATGCGCAAACTTCACCGGCGGAGATTATGGCGATTCCAGGTGTTGATATTGTTGTTGGTACACAAGATCGTGAAAAGCTACTTGGTTATATAGAGCAATACCGTGAAGAACGTCAGCCGATTAATGCTGTACGTAATATTATGAAAAACCGTGTGTATGAAGAATTAGATGTTCCAGCATTTACAGACCGTACACGTGCCTCTCTTAAAATTCAAGAAGGTTGCAATAACTTCTGTACGTTTTGTATTATCCCTTGGGCACGCGGTTTAATGCGTTCTCGTGATCCAGAAGAAGTAATTCGTCAAGCACAGCAATTAGTGGATGCAGGGTACTTAGAAATCGTCTTAACTGGTATCCATACAGGTGGATATGGACAAGATTTCAAAGATTACAATTTAGCGCAATTATTACGTGATTTAGAAGCGCAAGTAAAAGGCTTAAAACGTTTACGTATTTCTTCTATTGAAGCATCACAATTAACAGATGAGGTCATTGAAGTATTACAAAACTCTGAAATTGTCGTGAACCATTTACACATTCCGATTCAATCAGGCTCGGATACGGTGCTAAAGCGTATGCGTCGTAAATATACGATGGAGTTTTTTGCAGAGCGTTTGGAGAAATTAAAAGTAGCCTTACCTGATTTAGCAATTACTTCAGACGTAATTGTTGGATTCCCAGGAGAAACAGAAGAAGAGTTTATGGAAACGTATAACTTTATCCGTGATCATAAATTTGCGGAATTACATGTATTCCCTTATTCACAACGTACAGGAACACCAGCTGCCCGCATGGAAGACCAAGTTGATGAGGAAGTGAAAAATGAACGTGTGCACCGTTTAATTTCATTAAATGATCAATTGGCAAAAGAATATGCTGCCCGCTTTGAAGGTGAAGTATTGGAAGTAATTCCAGAAGAACGCTTTAAAGATGGTGCCAATGAAAATTTATATGTAGGTTATACAACGAACTATCTGAAAATTGTTTTTGAAGGCTCAGAGCAGATGATTGGTCAGCTAACGAAAGTAAAAATTACAAAAGCAGGCTATCCATATAACGAAGGGCAATTTGTACGTATTTTGGAAGAGCAAGCACAATAA
- a CDS encoding 16S rRNA (uracil(1498)-N(3))-methyltransferase, whose translation MQRYFVEQQANEHQEFTISGDNARHISKVMRMSIGNQIIIVQNGVAFICEIISLEGDVIARQTGQMIPSPEMTIQVDIACGLPKGDKLELITQKGTELGMHALLPFAAERSIVKWDEKKGMKNQERLQKIAQEAAEQSHRTHIPVIEFPISFKQLLQKIKDYDAVYIADEEDAKLAERIKFSDKLKKLSANNSTKILCIFGPEGGISRQESAALIEAGAQTMSLGPRILRAETAPLYALSAISYEFE comes from the coding sequence ATGCAACGTTATTTTGTAGAACAACAAGCAAATGAGCATCAAGAGTTTACAATTAGTGGCGATAATGCACGTCACATCAGTAAAGTAATGCGCATGTCAATCGGCAATCAAATTATCATTGTTCAAAATGGTGTCGCGTTTATTTGTGAAATTATTTCGCTTGAGGGGGATGTGATTGCGCGCCAAACAGGACAAATGATTCCATCCCCAGAAATGACGATTCAAGTCGATATTGCGTGTGGATTGCCAAAAGGAGATAAATTAGAGCTCATTACGCAAAAAGGGACCGAGCTTGGGATGCATGCACTTCTCCCGTTCGCAGCAGAACGCTCGATTGTAAAATGGGATGAAAAAAAGGGGATGAAAAACCAAGAACGTTTACAAAAAATTGCCCAAGAAGCAGCAGAGCAATCGCATCGTACACATATCCCGGTAATCGAGTTTCCTATAAGTTTTAAGCAACTTTTACAAAAGATTAAAGACTATGATGCGGTATATATTGCCGATGAAGAGGATGCAAAATTAGCGGAACGTATAAAATTTTCGGATAAGCTTAAAAAACTTTCAGCTAATAATTCAACGAAAATACTATGCATCTTTGGTCCAGAAGGTGGTATTTCACGTCAGGAAAGCGCGGCATTAATCGAGGCTGGCGCACAAACGATGTCACTCGGCCCCCGTATTTTACGAGCGGAAACGGCACCGTTATATGCACTTTCTGCTATTTCTTATGAATTTGAATGA
- the rpsU gene encoding 30S ribosomal protein S21, with amino-acid sequence MSKTVVRKNESLEDALRRFKRTVSKSGTIQEVRKREFYEKPSVKRKKKSEAARKRKW; translated from the coding sequence ATGTCAAAAACTGTCGTTCGCAAAAACGAATCGCTTGAAGATGCTCTTCGTCGCTTCAAACGTACTGTATCAAAATCAGGTACAATTCAAGAAGTTAGAAAGCGCGAATTCTACGAAAAACCTAGCGTTAAACGTAAAAAGAAATCAGAAGCTGCACGTAAACGTAAGTGGTAA
- the deoC gene encoding deoxyribose-phosphate aldolase, which produces MTQNYAKMIDHTLLKAEASASQVQKICDEAKQYVFASVCVNPTWVKFCAEQLAGTEVKVCTVIGFPLGASTSAVKGYETKDAIANGAGEIDMVINIGALKDGRFNVVLEDIKAVVNAANGTLVKVIIETCLLTDEEKVKACELAVEAGADFVKTSTGFSTGGATAEDIALMRKTVGPTIGVKASGGVRSLEDMKAMIDNGATRIGASSGVAIMNGLTSKSDY; this is translated from the coding sequence ATGACTCAAAATTATGCAAAAATGATTGATCATACACTACTTAAGGCAGAAGCATCCGCGTCGCAAGTTCAGAAAATTTGTGATGAGGCAAAACAATATGTTTTCGCATCAGTATGTGTAAATCCTACTTGGGTAAAATTTTGTGCAGAGCAATTAGCCGGCACTGAAGTAAAAGTATGTACAGTAATTGGTTTCCCATTAGGTGCATCAACTTCAGCTGTAAAAGGGTATGAAACGAAAGATGCCATTGCAAACGGAGCAGGCGAAATTGATATGGTTATTAATATCGGGGCGCTAAAAGATGGCCGATTTAATGTTGTTTTAGAAGATATTAAAGCGGTAGTGAATGCTGCAAATGGCACTTTAGTAAAAGTAATTATTGAAACGTGTCTATTAACAGATGAAGAAAAAGTAAAAGCATGTGAATTAGCAGTTGAGGCTGGTGCGGACTTTGTAAAAACTTCTACAGGTTTTTCAACGGGTGGTGCTACAGCAGAAGATATTGCATTAATGCGTAAAACAGTAGGTCCAACAATCGGTGTCAAAGCTTCAGGTGGCGTTCGCAGCTTGGAAGATATGAAGGCAATGATTGACAATGGTGCAACGCGTATTGGTGCATCATCAGGTGTTGCGATTATGAATGGTTTAACATCAAAATCGGATTATTAA
- the floA gene encoding flotillin-like protein FloA (flotillin-like protein involved in membrane lipid rafts), with protein sequence MIIDAAAITLIIAIVVIFLILAVFFTFVPVALWISALAAGVRVSIFTLIGMRLRRVIPSRIVNPLIKAHKAGIEVSINQLESHYLAGGNVDRVVNALIAAHRANIELSFERAAAIDLAGRDVLEAVQMSVNPKVIETPFIAGVAMNGIEVKAKARITVRANLDRLVGGAGEETIVARVGEGIVSTLGSSVSHSKVLENPDLISQTVLSKGLDSGTAFEILSIDIADVDIGKNIGAELQIEQAQADKNIAQAKAEERRAMAVASEQEMVAKVQEMKAKVVEAEAEVPMAMAEALRSGNFGIMDYMNYKNIQADTSMRESISKASDDKPDTTNK encoded by the coding sequence ATGATTATTGATGCAGCAGCAATTACGTTAATTATTGCGATCGTTGTTATTTTCTTAATTTTGGCCGTATTTTTCACATTTGTTCCAGTTGCACTATGGATTAGCGCACTGGCAGCAGGTGTAAGAGTAAGTATTTTCACACTAATTGGAATGCGCTTACGTCGCGTAATTCCGTCACGAATTGTAAACCCGTTAATTAAAGCACATAAAGCGGGTATTGAAGTATCGATTAACCAATTAGAGTCACATTATTTAGCTGGTGGTAACGTAGACCGTGTAGTAAACGCATTAATTGCAGCACACCGCGCAAATATCGAATTAAGTTTTGAACGTGCAGCGGCAATTGATTTAGCTGGACGTGACGTATTAGAAGCTGTACAAATGTCAGTAAATCCAAAAGTAATCGAAACACCATTTATTGCAGGGGTTGCGATGAATGGTATTGAAGTAAAAGCAAAAGCGCGTATTACAGTACGTGCCAACTTAGATCGCTTAGTTGGTGGTGCCGGTGAAGAAACAATTGTAGCTCGTGTTGGTGAAGGGATTGTCTCGACACTAGGTTCAAGCGTATCGCATTCAAAAGTGTTAGAAAATCCAGATTTAATTTCTCAAACAGTTCTTTCAAAAGGTTTAGACTCGGGTACAGCATTTGAGATCTTATCGATTGATATCGCGGATGTTGATATCGGCAAAAACATCGGTGCTGAGCTTCAAATTGAGCAAGCACAAGCAGATAAAAACATTGCACAAGCAAAAGCTGAGGAACGTCGTGCAATGGCCGTAGCAAGTGAGCAAGAAATGGTTGCGAAAGTACAAGAAATGAAAGCAAAAGTAGTGGAAGCAGAAGCAGAAGTTCCAATGGCGATGGCGGAAGCATTACGTTCAGGTAACTTTGGCATTATGGATTATATGAATTACAAAAATATTCAAGCGGATACATCAATGCGTGAATCGATTTCAAAAGCATCTGATGATAAACCAGATACAACAAATAAATAA
- a CDS encoding NfeD family protein: MKRTNGFSWIALMVLSFLLILPTMTAFANGKVYEITIENEVEKGLYQYLKRGFEEAKQNNAKAIILEIHTPGGFVNAAEDIGMLMDETELPIIAFINSKAHSAGAYIALHADAIYMTPNATMGAAAVIDSAGNAAEVKAQSAWMAQMKTAAINSGPSGRDPIYAEAMVDQDVELPELSLPKGKLLTLTADEAKEVGYSEGTVKSMEELLTTLKYDDFDVIKVDPTFSEKLARLITNPVVVPILLSIASIGLVVELYSPGFGVPGIMGLSSLGLFFFGHTVAGFAGYETIIVFVVGLILLIAEFVVPGGIVGIIGGILIIGSLLFAGASFVHMAYSILIAMIIAIIGMVILMKFFGKKMHVFNKLVLRDATTTEDGYVSNTNRIELIGKIGKSVTPLRPAGTILQDQERIDVVTEGSYIDAGKNVEIIKVEGSRIVVREKFEKGGEVE; encoded by the coding sequence ATGAAACGTACAAATGGGTTTAGTTGGATAGCTCTAATGGTACTTTCATTTCTTTTAATATTACCTACTATGACGGCGTTTGCGAACGGTAAAGTGTATGAAATTACCATTGAGAATGAAGTGGAAAAAGGCCTGTATCAATATTTAAAGCGCGGTTTTGAGGAGGCAAAGCAAAACAATGCGAAGGCAATTATATTAGAAATTCATACGCCGGGTGGATTTGTCAATGCCGCAGAGGATATTGGGATGCTAATGGATGAAACAGAACTTCCGATTATCGCCTTTATTAATTCGAAAGCGCATTCAGCGGGTGCTTATATTGCGCTTCATGCAGATGCAATTTACATGACTCCCAACGCTACAATGGGTGCAGCGGCGGTAATTGATTCAGCTGGAAATGCTGCAGAAGTTAAGGCTCAAAGTGCATGGATGGCACAAATGAAGACGGCTGCTATCAATTCTGGTCCATCTGGTAGGGATCCAATTTATGCAGAAGCGATGGTTGATCAAGATGTTGAATTGCCTGAGTTAAGTTTACCAAAAGGGAAGTTGCTAACATTAACTGCCGATGAAGCGAAAGAAGTTGGTTATTCTGAAGGAACGGTTAAATCAATGGAGGAACTGCTAACAACATTAAAATATGATGATTTTGATGTAATCAAAGTTGACCCAACTTTCTCAGAAAAGCTTGCCAGACTCATTACAAATCCAGTCGTTGTACCAATTTTATTATCCATTGCAAGCATCGGATTAGTTGTTGAATTGTACTCACCTGGCTTTGGAGTTCCTGGTATTATGGGCTTGTCTTCGTTAGGATTGTTTTTCTTTGGACACACAGTTGCTGGATTTGCAGGTTATGAAACGATTATTGTCTTTGTTGTCGGGCTCATTTTACTCATAGCTGAATTTGTCGTTCCGGGTGGAATAGTTGGTATTATTGGGGGGATCCTCATCATAGGTAGTTTACTTTTCGCGGGTGCAAGCTTTGTTCATATGGCTTACTCAATTTTAATCGCAATGATTATTGCAATAATAGGAATGGTGATACTTATGAAATTTTTCGGCAAAAAAATGCATGTATTTAACAAGCTTGTTTTAAGAGATGCAACGACGACAGAGGATGGTTATGTGTCGAACACCAATCGAATCGAATTAATCGGAAAGATTGGAAAATCGGTAACACCTCTACGTCCAGCAGGTACAATTTTGCAGGACCAAGAACGCATCGATGTTGTAACAGAAGGTAGTTACATTGATGCGGGGAAAAATGTTGAAATTATTAAAGTAGAAGGCTCACGTATTGTTGTGAGAGAAAAATTTGAAAAAGGTGGAGAAGTTGAATGA
- a CDS encoding diacylglycerol kinase family protein, with translation MNVRKFFRSFTYALQGILTAAKEQNLRFHLVSALIVVIAGFVTGLSLTEWLILTLIIALVIGAEMFNTAIERVVDLTSSEIHPLAKDAKDVAAGAVLVFASASVIIGLLIFLPKWF, from the coding sequence ATGAACGTCCGTAAATTTTTCCGTTCATTTACCTACGCGCTGCAAGGGATTTTAACTGCAGCGAAGGAACAAAATTTACGTTTTCATCTAGTAAGTGCACTCATTGTAGTAATTGCGGGATTTGTTACAGGACTTAGCTTGACCGAGTGGCTTATTTTAACGCTCATCATAGCGCTTGTCATCGGTGCTGAAATGTTCAATACGGCAATTGAACGAGTTGTGGACTTAACTTCATCAGAAATCCATCCTTTAGCGAAGGACGCAAAAGATGTTGCAGCAGGTGCTGTACTTGTATTTGCGAGCGCAAGTGTTATAATCGGACTACTCATATTTTTACCAAAATGGTTCTGA
- a CDS encoding PhoH family protein produces MSEKFVELQIDNPNEAVMLLGMSDANITLIEETYGVQIITRGEVIQIAGDNDAQKHKAHAVLEALLNVIRKNINIDQRDVSTAIEMANKGTIEYYAELYDEEIARNTKGKSIRAKTIGQREYVRAIRHKDLIFGIGPAGTGKTYLAVVMATQSLKNGHVKRIILTRPAVEAGESLGFLPGDLKEKVDPYLRPLYDALHDIYGQEQTQRLIERGTIEIAPLAYMRGRTLDDAFVILDEAQNTTHPQMKMFLTRLGFGSKMVITGDKTQIDLPKNTESGLIVAERSLKHVKDIHFQILEQGDVVRHPLVAKVIQAYSEKEL; encoded by the coding sequence ATGTCAGAAAAATTTGTAGAGCTCCAAATCGACAACCCGAATGAAGCGGTAATGCTTTTAGGGATGTCCGATGCGAATATTACGCTTATAGAGGAAACATACGGTGTTCAAATTATTACGCGTGGTGAAGTAATCCAAATTGCCGGTGATAATGATGCACAAAAACATAAAGCACATGCTGTTTTAGAGGCGCTTTTAAACGTGATCCGTAAAAATATCAATATCGATCAACGCGATGTCTCAACAGCTATTGAAATGGCGAATAAAGGTACAATTGAATATTATGCTGAGCTTTATGATGAAGAAATTGCAAGAAATACAAAGGGCAAATCCATCCGTGCCAAAACGATTGGACAACGTGAATATGTTCGCGCGATTCGCCATAAGGATTTAATTTTTGGAATTGGTCCTGCGGGTACAGGGAAAACGTATTTAGCAGTTGTAATGGCCACACAGTCATTGAAAAATGGTCATGTGAAACGTATTATCTTAACACGTCCAGCGGTTGAAGCGGGAGAATCTTTAGGGTTTTTACCGGGAGATTTAAAAGAAAAGGTTGATCCTTACTTACGCCCATTGTACGACGCCTTGCATGACATTTATGGGCAAGAACAAACACAGCGTTTAATTGAGCGTGGAACGATTGAAATTGCTCCGCTTGCCTACATGCGTGGACGAACATTAGATGATGCTTTTGTTATATTAGATGAAGCACAAAATACGACACATCCGCAAATGAAAATGTTTTTAACGCGTCTCGGTTTCGGCTCTAAAATGGTTATTACGGGTGATAAAACTCAAATTGACTTACCGAAAAATACAGAATCAGGTTTGATTGTCGCTGAGCGCTCATTAAAGCATGTGAAAGATATTCATTTCCAAATTCTTGAGCAAGGCGATGTTGTTCGTCACCCACTCGTTGCGAAAGTCATTCAAGCTTATTCAGAAAAAGAATTGTAA
- a CDS encoding RNA methyltransferase, translating to MKKLFPAEPTLKISNTEKIRYNGTYQVRNITTEQYECVMEKIHMHVTGKEIEVQFLQEDGFLLTCKSLQKITIERIQR from the coding sequence TTGAAAAAGTTATTTCCAGCAGAGCCTACATTAAAAATTTCGAACACTGAAAAAATACGCTATAACGGTACGTACCAAGTTCGAAATATTACGACCGAGCAGTATGAATGCGTGATGGAAAAAATTCATATGCATGTAACAGGAAAAGAAATTGAAGTGCAGTTTTTACAGGAAGATGGATTTTTATTAACGTGTAAATCATTACAAAAAATCACCATAGAGCGCATTCAAAGATGA
- a CDS encoding sporulation protein YqfD has product MNRRLLYITLKQGNASSSFIQYLKSHQVPLYNIRFKQQEITFSVAHSHLPTIRKARRNYYVKLKIRYATPNRILQKDFVSIFGLLLLLVIPVVFSQFVWKIDVEASTVELEDEVYQYLTEELAIQVPVRSGQFIDDYLLRQQLMERFREFSWIHITKQGSHITVAPQLAPKLSNPKKTTQKQHLIASNSGVITHFKISSGVRKVSPNETVYKGDTLVSGVLERDGTNFVVDAQGEVFADYWLESTFSIPKQVTLNVLVDYGWEYKWNWLQLQKAWQEQSIKPLKTIVTHKPYRKFEQKTEQIEEDEIDTFVLPLLHEKMIQSLPLKSTIKNEKLLHVTTDDDTVKGKVLFLVNENIAQPRPIDQGE; this is encoded by the coding sequence ATGAACAGGCGTCTATTATATATTACGTTAAAGCAAGGGAATGCGTCATCTTCTTTCATACAATATTTAAAAAGTCATCAAGTCCCTTTATACAACATCCGCTTTAAACAGCAGGAGATTACCTTTTCAGTAGCGCATTCACATCTACCTACAATAAGAAAGGCGCGTAGGAATTATTATGTAAAATTGAAAATACGTTACGCAACGCCGAATCGAATTTTACAAAAAGATTTCGTCAGTATATTTGGTTTGCTGTTATTGCTCGTTATACCCGTTGTTTTTTCTCAATTCGTTTGGAAAATCGATGTTGAGGCAAGTACGGTCGAGCTTGAAGATGAGGTTTATCAATATTTGACAGAGGAATTAGCGATTCAAGTGCCAGTGAGAAGTGGGCAATTTATCGATGATTATTTATTGCGCCAACAATTGATGGAACGGTTTCGTGAATTTTCATGGATACATATAACGAAGCAGGGAAGTCATATTACTGTTGCGCCACAATTAGCACCTAAGCTGTCTAATCCTAAGAAAACAACGCAAAAACAACATTTAATTGCCTCGAATAGTGGGGTGATTACGCATTTTAAAATTTCAAGCGGTGTCCGTAAAGTGTCTCCTAATGAAACAGTATATAAGGGGGACACGCTTGTATCAGGTGTACTGGAACGAGATGGTACGAATTTTGTAGTGGATGCGCAAGGAGAAGTTTTTGCGGATTATTGGTTAGAGTCTACTTTTTCGATTCCAAAACAGGTGACATTAAATGTATTGGTGGACTATGGATGGGAATATAAATGGAACTGGTTGCAGCTTCAAAAAGCGTGGCAGGAGCAATCGATTAAGCCGTTAAAAACAATTGTCACGCATAAGCCTTATCGAAAATTTGAACAAAAGACAGAACAGATAGAGGAAGATGAAATCGATACGTTTGTATTGCCATTATTGCATGAAAAAATGATTCAGTCTTTGCCGCTCAAATCAACAATTAAAAATGAAAAACTTTTGCACGTAACGACTGATGATGATACAGTAAAAGGGAAAGTCCTATTTTTGGTAAATGAAAATATTGCACAACCACGTCCAATTGATCAAGGAGAATGA
- a CDS encoding HD family phosphohydrolase, which produces MVKQIKKMIELISFRTFLIIVLLLTALLQFTLMLDNVRGITYDIQLTELAPETIRSAKTVEDVAKTEFDKETAERLIDPIYVLNEEVANHRSTFVTTIFDIVLEVKEEIEKEDKLPPAAEQITLLRKSLKDIIENQSSFSISEAQLANLLNASIADITSTRDTLSKLVEESLARPIRKDQLISFRNEFESKIRQQYAIPEPLMSLAVVIGRAAIVETEILDDERTEVAKQQAREAVEPTRILQGQIIVQEGEVITREVYRQLELLSMLDNKTSVKPIIGLVILILLQMSFLYILFERSQQDLSKKRNALLVTVIVYSIAIVMMKLISLIAINFELVMAFVYPSAMATMLVRLLANERAASVVTIMTAASAGIIFQEGYATVLQMDAALYILFGGFASLFFMRSVEKRSHILQSVAVVTVMNVLFIAFYLLMAQSGYGLKEVSFYIAAGVISGLLSGALTMGLLPYFESAFGILSTMRLIELSNPNHPLLRKVLTETPGTYHHSVMVANLAEAASEAIGADGLLARVGCYYHDVGKTRRPLFFIENQMGTNPHDSLPPESSAKIIIAHTTDGAELLRKHKMPQEIIDICLQHHGTSLLKFFLFKAKEEGKELDENVFRYPGPKPQTKEAAIISVADSVEAAVRSMQNPSAEKIQKLVQSIIQDRVQDDQFDECDISLKELKIIEDVLCETLNGTFHSRIEYPK; this is translated from the coding sequence ATGGTAAAGCAAATAAAGAAGATGATCGAGCTTATTAGTTTTCGAACCTTTTTAATTATAGTCCTTCTCCTCACTGCATTATTACAGTTTACATTGATGCTGGATAATGTGAGAGGCATTACATATGATATTCAATTAACGGAACTAGCACCAGAAACAATTCGCTCCGCCAAAACGGTAGAAGACGTCGCAAAAACAGAATTTGATAAAGAAACGGCTGAGCGATTAATCGATCCAATCTATGTCCTCAATGAGGAAGTTGCCAATCATCGTTCGACATTCGTAACAACAATTTTCGATATCGTCTTAGAAGTAAAAGAGGAAATTGAAAAAGAAGATAAATTACCGCCGGCAGCCGAGCAAATTACTTTATTGAGAAAGAGTTTAAAAGATATAATAGAAAATCAATCAAGTTTTTCCATTTCGGAAGCACAACTTGCCAATTTATTAAACGCATCAATTGCTGATATTACGAGCACGCGAGATACACTTTCTAAATTAGTAGAGGAAAGTCTTGCAAGACCGATACGAAAAGATCAACTCATTTCATTCCGCAATGAGTTTGAAAGTAAAATACGTCAGCAATATGCAATCCCTGAACCGCTAATGAGCTTAGCAGTCGTTATCGGCCGAGCTGCTATTGTGGAAACCGAAATATTAGATGATGAAAGAACAGAAGTTGCTAAACAACAAGCACGGGAAGCGGTTGAGCCTACGCGTATACTGCAAGGACAAATCATCGTACAAGAAGGGGAAGTCATTACACGGGAGGTATATCGTCAGCTTGAACTGTTATCAATGCTTGATAATAAAACGTCCGTAAAGCCGATTATCGGATTAGTTATTTTGATTTTGCTACAAATGTCGTTTCTCTATATTTTATTCGAACGTTCGCAGCAAGACCTATCCAAAAAACGAAATGCCTTACTCGTTACCGTCATTGTTTATTCGATTGCGATTGTAATGATGAAACTCATTAGTTTAATTGCGATAAATTTTGAATTAGTAATGGCCTTTGTTTATCCTTCTGCCATGGCGACAATGCTGGTACGTTTGCTGGCAAATGAACGCGCGGCAAGTGTCGTAACGATTATGACTGCAGCTTCTGCCGGCATCATTTTCCAGGAAGGGTATGCAACCGTACTTCAAATGGATGCTGCGCTGTATATTTTATTTGGAGGATTTGCATCTTTATTCTTCATGAGAAGCGTAGAAAAGCGTTCTCATATTTTACAATCCGTTGCGGTTGTAACGGTTATGAATGTATTGTTTATTGCGTTTTATTTATTAATGGCCCAGTCAGGATATGGATTGAAAGAAGTTTCGTTTTATATCGCAGCAGGAGTTATTTCAGGATTGCTTTCGGGTGCATTAACTATGGGGTTACTACCGTATTTTGAGTCAGCGTTCGGTATTTTATCAACGATGCGATTAATCGAACTATCTAACCCGAACCATCCGTTATTGCGCAAAGTGTTAACAGAAACACCAGGGACCTATCACCATAGTGTGATGGTTGCAAACTTGGCAGAAGCGGCAAGTGAGGCGATCGGTGCTGATGGTTTGCTTGCTCGTGTAGGTTGCTACTATCATGATGTAGGAAAAACGCGAAGACCTTTATTTTTCATTGAAAATCAGATGGGAACAAATCCACATGATTCTTTGCCGCCTGAAAGTAGTGCGAAAATTATTATTGCGCATACGACGGACGGAGCAGAGTTGCTACGAAAACATAAAATGCCGCAAGAAATTATTGATATTTGTTTGCAACATCACGGAACGAGCTTGTTAAAATTCTTCTTGTTTAAAGCGAAAGAAGAAGGGAAAGAACTGGATGAAAATGTTTTCCGTTACCCGGGCCCAAAGCCACAAACGAAGGAAGCAGCAATTATTAGTGTGGCGGACAGTGTAGAGGCAGCTGTACGCTCGATGCAAAATCCGAGTGCAGAAAAAATACAAAAATTAGTACAATCGATTATTCAAGACCGTGTTCAAGACGACCAATTTGATGAATGTGATATTTCGTTAAAAGAGCTGAAAATTATTGAAGATGTGTTATGTGAAACATTAAATGGAACGTTTCACTCACGTATTGAATATCCAAAATAA